One genomic region from Camelus bactrianus isolate YW-2024 breed Bactrian camel chromosome 3, ASM4877302v1, whole genome shotgun sequence encodes:
- the C3H5orf63 gene encoding glutaredoxin-like protein C5orf63 homolog isoform X2, protein MLWFQGNSTQLAKYSFRLLLRNLSASKTALPVLTLFTKDPCPLCDEAKEVLEPYKNRFILQEVDITLPENSAWYEREAFHIHWTEPFVRRRLCVPAAALRA, encoded by the exons ATGCTCTGGTTTCAAGGAAATAGCACACAGCTTGCCAAATACTCCTTTCGACTCCTCTTGAGAAATCTCTCTGCCTCTAAGACTGCTCTGCCTGTGCTGACCTTATTCACAAAG GATCCATGCCCTCTTTGTGATGAAGCCAAGGAAGTACTGGAGCCTTATAAAAACAGG TTTATTTTACAGGAGGTGGACATCACACTTCCAGAAAACTCTGCTTGGTATGAAAG GGAAGCATTTCACATTCACTGGACAGAGCCATTTGTACGAAGAAGGCTCTGTGTCCCTGCTGCTGCCCTAAGGGCTTAA
- the C3H5orf63 gene encoding glutaredoxin-like protein C5orf63 homolog isoform X1, whose translation MLWFQGNSTQLAKYSFRLLLRNLSASKTALPVLTLFTKDPCPLCDEAKEVLEPYKNRFILQEVDITLPENSAWYERYKFDIPVFHLNGQFLMMHRVNISKLEKQLQKLEQQVGGG comes from the exons ATGCTCTGGTTTCAAGGAAATAGCACACAGCTTGCCAAATACTCCTTTCGACTCCTCTTGAGAAATCTCTCTGCCTCTAAGACTGCTCTGCCTGTGCTGACCTTATTCACAAAG GATCCATGCCCTCTTTGTGATGAAGCCAAGGAAGTACTGGAGCCTTATAAAAACAGG TTTATTTTACAGGAGGTGGACATCACACTTCCAGAAAACTCTGCTTGGTATGAAAGGTATAAATTTGATATCCCCGTCTTTCATTTGAATGGCCAGTTTCTGATGATGCATCGAGTAAACATCTCAAAACTTGAAAAACAGCTCCAGAAACTTGAGCAGCAAGTTGGGGGAGGCTGA